From the Platichthys flesus chromosome 6, fPlaFle2.1, whole genome shotgun sequence genome, one window contains:
- the fgd4a gene encoding FYVE, RhoGEF and PH domain-containing protein 4a isoform X2, translating to MLERSVRHGRMDGFSRVAFRRKERSLEGEEREEEEEEEEEEARKGKAACFQSKNADEEACVAVKIEHSRALGSCPAGDRSSAPSVQACLNRASRGTNNKSRGGVNGRAPGGRPRLQSKPEVPPKPLHLQSPVTNLSSPLGRTKKPSLRRGMEEGGGGGGGGGGGGRGGRGGRGGGGNTSVNRERAKEKHSKVSDLISRFEENSTENKRDSSPHKPVSKSTSCSPAHRPSPKPTESDRNQENRPPAVRDDHKPAANGVVAQMEPEKEEDKKQQENGGVRIETAGLVNGDMGDGGAEQDEDHSAPQTVRTDGETEEEKDSGTATESEHRTEEGSADQKETNEQKLFKIASELLQTEKAYVARLNLLDQEFCAKLMEEANKGTFPMDVVKNIFSNISSIHTFHSQFLLPDLEKRMGEWASKPRIGDILQKLTPFLKMYAEYVKNFDKAMELLKQWTDRSPQFKSIIQEIQTHEACGSLTLQHHMLEPVQRVPRYEMLLKDYLKKLPEDDPDRRDSEKSLEIIATAATHSNSAIRKSDNLKKLLEIYELLGEEEDIVHPSNEFIKEGHILKLAARNTSAMERYLYLFNNMLLYCVPKFSLGGPKYTVRTRIGVDGMQVLETHNEDYPHTFQVSGKERLLELQASSEQDKTAWIKAFRKTIEIFQQKNESFKNALKDVEEVSVSVTSQNRALKVELLRSVVLTCVFILIQKKELGKRAPRWIRDNEVTMCMMCKEPFNALTRRRHHCRACGYVVCYKCSDNKVQLEYDGNKTNKVCKDCFSILKGETVAEGKKKGILEIEAAQFSGSSIMCGFLQYCEKNKPWQKVWCVIPEKESLVLYLYGAPQDVKAQCTIPLLGYSVDDSVRPTDTPASFRLSQSKSVHNFSAETEDLKQRWLKVIRVAVTGEVPECPPTNGTNVTEDSGTQEASTDSS from the exons CTCTCGGCAGTTGTCCGGCGGGCGATCGCAGCAGCGCACCCAGCGTGCAGGCGTGTCTGAATCGGGCCAGCCGTGGGACGAACAACAAGAGCAGGGGGGGAGTCAATGGAAGAGCCCCCGGCGGCAGGCCTCGGCTGCAGTCTAAACCAGAAG TGCCTCCAAAGCCACTGCACCTTCAGAGCCCAGTGACAAACCTCTCATCCCCACTGGGCCGCACCAAGAAACCATCACTTAGACGGggcatggaggagggaggaggaggaggaggaggaggaggaggaggaggaagaggaggaagaggaggaagaggaggaggaggaaatacGTCAGTGAACCGGGAGAGGGCCAAAGAGAAACACTCCAAAGTCTCAGACCTGATCAGTCGCTTTGAGGAGAACAg cacagagaacaAGAGAGACAGCTCGCCGCACAAACCTGTCAGCAAGTCGACCAGCTGCAGCCCGGCCCACCGGCCCAGCCCGAAGCCGACGGAGAGCGACAGGAACCAGGAGAACCGCCCCCCCGCTGTCAGGGATGACCACAAGCCGGCGGCCAACGGGGTGGTAGCGCAGATGGAGCCCgagaaggaggaggataaaAAGCAGCAAGAGAACGGAGGCGTGAGGATAGAGACCGCCGGGCTGGTCAATGGAGATATGGGGGACGGGGGagcagagcaggatgaagaTCATTCAGCTCCACAGACGGTGAGGACCGATGGAGAGaccgaggaggagaaggacagtGGGACGGCGACAGAGAGCGAGCACAGGACTGAAGAGGGGAGCGCAGACCAGAAG GAGACGAATGAACAGAAGCTGTTTAAGATCGCCAGcgagctgctgcagacagagaaGGCCTATGTAGCCCGGCTGAACCTGCTGGACCAG GAGTTCTGTGCTAAGCTAATGGAGGAGGCCAACAAGGGAACGTTCCCGATGGACGTGGTGAAGAACATCTTCTCCAACATCTCCTCCATCCACACCTTCCACAGCCAGTTCCTGCTCCCGGACCTGGAGAAACGCATGGGAGAATG GGCGTCCAAACCTCGCATCGGGGACATCCTGCAGAAACTCACACCCTTCCTCAAGATGTACGCCGAGTACGTGAAGAACTTCGACAAGGCCATGGAGCTGCTGAAGCAATGGACCGACCGCTCTCCTCAGTTCAAGTCCATCATCCAGGAGATACAG ACCCACGAGGCCTGTGGCAGCCTGACGCTGCAGCATCACATGCTGGAGCCGGTGCAGCGAGTCCCTCGATATGAGATGCTGCTTAAAGACTATCTGAAGAAGCTGCCTGAGGATGACCCTGACCGACGAGACTCAGAAA aATCGTTAGAGATCATCGCCACAGCAGCGACTCACTCCAACAGCGCCATACGGAAATCT GATAATCTGAAGAAACTGTTGGAGATCTACGAGctgctgggagaggaggaggacatcgTTCACCCGTCCAACGAGTTCATCAAGGAGGGCCACATCCTGAAGCTGGCTGCCAGGAACACGTCGGCCATGGAGAGATACCTCTACCTG TTCAACAACATGCTGTTGTACTGCGTGCCCAAGTTCAGCCTGGGAGGACCCAAGTACACGGTGAGGACGCGAATCGGCGTGGACGGCATGCAGgtcctggaaacacacaacgAGGACTACCCTCACACCTTCCAGGTGTCGGGGAAGGAGcggctgctggagctgcaggccAG CTCCGAACAAGACAAGACGGCCTGGATCAAG GCTTTCAGGAAGACCATTGAGATCTTCCAGCAGAAGAACGAGTCCTTCAAGAACGCATTGAAAGACGTGGAGGAGGTGTCGGTCAGTGTCACGTCACAGAACCGTGCGCTCAAAGTGGAACTTCTCCGATCCGTCGTGCTGACCTGTGTCTTTATTCTAATTCAGAAAAAGGAGCTGGGGAAGCGCGCCCCTCGCTGGATCCGTGACAACGAAGTGACGATGTGCATGATGTGTAAAGAGCCCTTCAACGCTCTGACGCGGCGGAGACACCACTGCAGAGCCTGCGGATAT GTGGTGTGCTACAAATGTTCTGACAACAAGGTGCAGCTCGAGTACGACGGCAACAAGACGAACAAGGTCTGCAAGGACTGTTTCTCCATCCTGAAGGGAGAGACGGTGGCTgaggggaagaagaagggaATACTGGAG ATCGAGGCCGCTCAGTTCTCCGGCAGCAGCATCATGTGTGGCTTCCTGCAGTACTGTGAGAAGAACAAGCCCTGGCAGAAGGTTTGGTGCGTGATCCCGGAGAAGGAAAGTCTGGTGCTCTACCTCTACGGAGCTCCACAg GACGTGAAGGCCCAGTGCACGATCCCCCTCCTGGGTTACTCCGTGGACGACAGCGTCCGGCCCACAGACACGCCGGCCAGCTTCCGCCTCTCCCAGTCCAAGTCCGTCCACAACTTCTCTGCCGAGACCGAGGACCTCAAGCAGCGCTGGCTCAAGGTCATCCGGGTGGCGGTGACGGGAGAGGTGCCAGAGTGCCCCCCCACCAACGGCACCAACGTGACGGAGGACAGCGGCACCCAGGAGGCGTCGACCGACAGCTCATAG
- the fgd4a gene encoding FYVE, RhoGEF and PH domain-containing protein 4a isoform X4, whose amino-acid sequence MEKYRVCDRTGLYWRGVLTARKGKAACFQSKNADEEACVAVKIEHSRALGSCPAGDRSSAPSVQACLNRASRGTNNKSRGGVNGRAPGGRPRLQSKPEVPPKPLHLQSPVTNLSSPLGRTKKPSLRRGMEEGGGGGGGGGGGGRGGRGGRGGGGNTSVNRERAKEKHSKVSDLISRFEENSSTENKRDSSPHKPVSKSTSCSPAHRPSPKPTESDRNQENRPPAVRDDHKPAANGVVAQMEPEKEEDKKQQENGGVRIETAGLVNGDMGDGGAEQDEDHSAPQTVRTDGETEEEKDSGTATESEHRTEEGSADQKETNEQKLFKIASELLQTEKAYVARLNLLDQEFCAKLMEEANKGTFPMDVVKNIFSNISSIHTFHSQFLLPDLEKRMGEWASKPRIGDILQKLTPFLKMYAEYVKNFDKAMELLKQWTDRSPQFKSIIQEIQTHEACGSLTLQHHMLEPVQRVPRYEMLLKDYLKKLPEDDPDRRDSEKSLEIIATAATHSNSAIRKSDNLKKLLEIYELLGEEEDIVHPSNEFIKEGHILKLAARNTSAMERYLYLFNNMLLYCVPKFSLGGPKYTVRTRIGVDGMQVLETHNEDYPHTFQVSGKERLLELQASSEQDKTAWIKAFRKTIEIFQQKNESFKNALKDVEEVSVSVTSQNRALKVELLRSVVLTCVFILIQKKELGKRAPRWIRDNEVTMCMMCKEPFNALTRRRHHCRACGYVVCYKCSDNKVQLEYDGNKTNKVCKDCFSILKGETVAEGKKKGILEIEAAQFSGSSIMCGFLQYCEKNKPWQKVWCVIPEKESLVLYLYGAPQDVKAQCTIPLLGYSVDDSVRPTDTPASFRLSQSKSVHNFSAETEDLKQRWLKVIRVAVTGEVPECPPTNGTNVTEDSGTQEASTDSS is encoded by the exons CTCTCGGCAGTTGTCCGGCGGGCGATCGCAGCAGCGCACCCAGCGTGCAGGCGTGTCTGAATCGGGCCAGCCGTGGGACGAACAACAAGAGCAGGGGGGGAGTCAATGGAAGAGCCCCCGGCGGCAGGCCTCGGCTGCAGTCTAAACCAGAAG TGCCTCCAAAGCCACTGCACCTTCAGAGCCCAGTGACAAACCTCTCATCCCCACTGGGCCGCACCAAGAAACCATCACTTAGACGGggcatggaggagggaggaggaggaggaggaggaggaggaggaggaggaagaggaggaagaggaggaagaggaggaggaggaaatacGTCAGTGAACCGGGAGAGGGCCAAAGAGAAACACTCCAAAGTCTCAGACCTGATCAGTCGCTTTGAGGAGAACAg cagcacagagaacaAGAGAGACAGCTCGCCGCACAAACCTGTCAGCAAGTCGACCAGCTGCAGCCCGGCCCACCGGCCCAGCCCGAAGCCGACGGAGAGCGACAGGAACCAGGAGAACCGCCCCCCCGCTGTCAGGGATGACCACAAGCCGGCGGCCAACGGGGTGGTAGCGCAGATGGAGCCCgagaaggaggaggataaaAAGCAGCAAGAGAACGGAGGCGTGAGGATAGAGACCGCCGGGCTGGTCAATGGAGATATGGGGGACGGGGGagcagagcaggatgaagaTCATTCAGCTCCACAGACGGTGAGGACCGATGGAGAGaccgaggaggagaaggacagtGGGACGGCGACAGAGAGCGAGCACAGGACTGAAGAGGGGAGCGCAGACCAGAAG GAGACGAATGAACAGAAGCTGTTTAAGATCGCCAGcgagctgctgcagacagagaaGGCCTATGTAGCCCGGCTGAACCTGCTGGACCAG GAGTTCTGTGCTAAGCTAATGGAGGAGGCCAACAAGGGAACGTTCCCGATGGACGTGGTGAAGAACATCTTCTCCAACATCTCCTCCATCCACACCTTCCACAGCCAGTTCCTGCTCCCGGACCTGGAGAAACGCATGGGAGAATG GGCGTCCAAACCTCGCATCGGGGACATCCTGCAGAAACTCACACCCTTCCTCAAGATGTACGCCGAGTACGTGAAGAACTTCGACAAGGCCATGGAGCTGCTGAAGCAATGGACCGACCGCTCTCCTCAGTTCAAGTCCATCATCCAGGAGATACAG ACCCACGAGGCCTGTGGCAGCCTGACGCTGCAGCATCACATGCTGGAGCCGGTGCAGCGAGTCCCTCGATATGAGATGCTGCTTAAAGACTATCTGAAGAAGCTGCCTGAGGATGACCCTGACCGACGAGACTCAGAAA aATCGTTAGAGATCATCGCCACAGCAGCGACTCACTCCAACAGCGCCATACGGAAATCT GATAATCTGAAGAAACTGTTGGAGATCTACGAGctgctgggagaggaggaggacatcgTTCACCCGTCCAACGAGTTCATCAAGGAGGGCCACATCCTGAAGCTGGCTGCCAGGAACACGTCGGCCATGGAGAGATACCTCTACCTG TTCAACAACATGCTGTTGTACTGCGTGCCCAAGTTCAGCCTGGGAGGACCCAAGTACACGGTGAGGACGCGAATCGGCGTGGACGGCATGCAGgtcctggaaacacacaacgAGGACTACCCTCACACCTTCCAGGTGTCGGGGAAGGAGcggctgctggagctgcaggccAG CTCCGAACAAGACAAGACGGCCTGGATCAAG GCTTTCAGGAAGACCATTGAGATCTTCCAGCAGAAGAACGAGTCCTTCAAGAACGCATTGAAAGACGTGGAGGAGGTGTCGGTCAGTGTCACGTCACAGAACCGTGCGCTCAAAGTGGAACTTCTCCGATCCGTCGTGCTGACCTGTGTCTTTATTCTAATTCAGAAAAAGGAGCTGGGGAAGCGCGCCCCTCGCTGGATCCGTGACAACGAAGTGACGATGTGCATGATGTGTAAAGAGCCCTTCAACGCTCTGACGCGGCGGAGACACCACTGCAGAGCCTGCGGATAT GTGGTGTGCTACAAATGTTCTGACAACAAGGTGCAGCTCGAGTACGACGGCAACAAGACGAACAAGGTCTGCAAGGACTGTTTCTCCATCCTGAAGGGAGAGACGGTGGCTgaggggaagaagaagggaATACTGGAG ATCGAGGCCGCTCAGTTCTCCGGCAGCAGCATCATGTGTGGCTTCCTGCAGTACTGTGAGAAGAACAAGCCCTGGCAGAAGGTTTGGTGCGTGATCCCGGAGAAGGAAAGTCTGGTGCTCTACCTCTACGGAGCTCCACAg GACGTGAAGGCCCAGTGCACGATCCCCCTCCTGGGTTACTCCGTGGACGACAGCGTCCGGCCCACAGACACGCCGGCCAGCTTCCGCCTCTCCCAGTCCAAGTCCGTCCACAACTTCTCTGCCGAGACCGAGGACCTCAAGCAGCGCTGGCTCAAGGTCATCCGGGTGGCGGTGACGGGAGAGGTGCCAGAGTGCCCCCCCACCAACGGCACCAACGTGACGGAGGACAGCGGCACCCAGGAGGCGTCGACCGACAGCTCATAG
- the fgd4a gene encoding FYVE, RhoGEF and PH domain-containing protein 4a isoform X3, with product MKRRRKYWFWGRKGKNSKTCLLCCFARKGKAACFQSKNADEEACVAVKIEHSRALGSCPAGDRSSAPSVQACLNRASRGTNNKSRGGVNGRAPGGRPRLQSKPEVPPKPLHLQSPVTNLSSPLGRTKKPSLRRGMEEGGGGGGGGGGGGRGGRGGRGGGGNTSVNRERAKEKHSKVSDLISRFEENSSTENKRDSSPHKPVSKSTSCSPAHRPSPKPTESDRNQENRPPAVRDDHKPAANGVVAQMEPEKEEDKKQQENGGVRIETAGLVNGDMGDGGAEQDEDHSAPQTVRTDGETEEEKDSGTATESEHRTEEGSADQKETNEQKLFKIASELLQTEKAYVARLNLLDQEFCAKLMEEANKGTFPMDVVKNIFSNISSIHTFHSQFLLPDLEKRMGEWASKPRIGDILQKLTPFLKMYAEYVKNFDKAMELLKQWTDRSPQFKSIIQEIQTHEACGSLTLQHHMLEPVQRVPRYEMLLKDYLKKLPEDDPDRRDSEKSLEIIATAATHSNSAIRKSDNLKKLLEIYELLGEEEDIVHPSNEFIKEGHILKLAARNTSAMERYLYLFNNMLLYCVPKFSLGGPKYTVRTRIGVDGMQVLETHNEDYPHTFQVSGKERLLELQASSEQDKTAWIKAFRKTIEIFQQKNESFKNALKDVEEVSVSVTSQNRALKVELLRSVVLTCVFILIQKKELGKRAPRWIRDNEVTMCMMCKEPFNALTRRRHHCRACGYVVCYKCSDNKVQLEYDGNKTNKVCKDCFSILKGETVAEGKKKGILEIEAAQFSGSSIMCGFLQYCEKNKPWQKVWCVIPEKESLVLYLYGAPQDVKAQCTIPLLGYSVDDSVRPTDTPASFRLSQSKSVHNFSAETEDLKQRWLKVIRVAVTGEVPECPPTNGTNVTEDSGTQEASTDSS from the exons CTCTCGGCAGTTGTCCGGCGGGCGATCGCAGCAGCGCACCCAGCGTGCAGGCGTGTCTGAATCGGGCCAGCCGTGGGACGAACAACAAGAGCAGGGGGGGAGTCAATGGAAGAGCCCCCGGCGGCAGGCCTCGGCTGCAGTCTAAACCAGAAG TGCCTCCAAAGCCACTGCACCTTCAGAGCCCAGTGACAAACCTCTCATCCCCACTGGGCCGCACCAAGAAACCATCACTTAGACGGggcatggaggagggaggaggaggaggaggaggaggaggaggaggaggaagaggaggaagaggaggaagaggaggaggaggaaatacGTCAGTGAACCGGGAGAGGGCCAAAGAGAAACACTCCAAAGTCTCAGACCTGATCAGTCGCTTTGAGGAGAACAg cagcacagagaacaAGAGAGACAGCTCGCCGCACAAACCTGTCAGCAAGTCGACCAGCTGCAGCCCGGCCCACCGGCCCAGCCCGAAGCCGACGGAGAGCGACAGGAACCAGGAGAACCGCCCCCCCGCTGTCAGGGATGACCACAAGCCGGCGGCCAACGGGGTGGTAGCGCAGATGGAGCCCgagaaggaggaggataaaAAGCAGCAAGAGAACGGAGGCGTGAGGATAGAGACCGCCGGGCTGGTCAATGGAGATATGGGGGACGGGGGagcagagcaggatgaagaTCATTCAGCTCCACAGACGGTGAGGACCGATGGAGAGaccgaggaggagaaggacagtGGGACGGCGACAGAGAGCGAGCACAGGACTGAAGAGGGGAGCGCAGACCAGAAG GAGACGAATGAACAGAAGCTGTTTAAGATCGCCAGcgagctgctgcagacagagaaGGCCTATGTAGCCCGGCTGAACCTGCTGGACCAG GAGTTCTGTGCTAAGCTAATGGAGGAGGCCAACAAGGGAACGTTCCCGATGGACGTGGTGAAGAACATCTTCTCCAACATCTCCTCCATCCACACCTTCCACAGCCAGTTCCTGCTCCCGGACCTGGAGAAACGCATGGGAGAATG GGCGTCCAAACCTCGCATCGGGGACATCCTGCAGAAACTCACACCCTTCCTCAAGATGTACGCCGAGTACGTGAAGAACTTCGACAAGGCCATGGAGCTGCTGAAGCAATGGACCGACCGCTCTCCTCAGTTCAAGTCCATCATCCAGGAGATACAG ACCCACGAGGCCTGTGGCAGCCTGACGCTGCAGCATCACATGCTGGAGCCGGTGCAGCGAGTCCCTCGATATGAGATGCTGCTTAAAGACTATCTGAAGAAGCTGCCTGAGGATGACCCTGACCGACGAGACTCAGAAA aATCGTTAGAGATCATCGCCACAGCAGCGACTCACTCCAACAGCGCCATACGGAAATCT GATAATCTGAAGAAACTGTTGGAGATCTACGAGctgctgggagaggaggaggacatcgTTCACCCGTCCAACGAGTTCATCAAGGAGGGCCACATCCTGAAGCTGGCTGCCAGGAACACGTCGGCCATGGAGAGATACCTCTACCTG TTCAACAACATGCTGTTGTACTGCGTGCCCAAGTTCAGCCTGGGAGGACCCAAGTACACGGTGAGGACGCGAATCGGCGTGGACGGCATGCAGgtcctggaaacacacaacgAGGACTACCCTCACACCTTCCAGGTGTCGGGGAAGGAGcggctgctggagctgcaggccAG CTCCGAACAAGACAAGACGGCCTGGATCAAG GCTTTCAGGAAGACCATTGAGATCTTCCAGCAGAAGAACGAGTCCTTCAAGAACGCATTGAAAGACGTGGAGGAGGTGTCGGTCAGTGTCACGTCACAGAACCGTGCGCTCAAAGTGGAACTTCTCCGATCCGTCGTGCTGACCTGTGTCTTTATTCTAATTCAGAAAAAGGAGCTGGGGAAGCGCGCCCCTCGCTGGATCCGTGACAACGAAGTGACGATGTGCATGATGTGTAAAGAGCCCTTCAACGCTCTGACGCGGCGGAGACACCACTGCAGAGCCTGCGGATAT GTGGTGTGCTACAAATGTTCTGACAACAAGGTGCAGCTCGAGTACGACGGCAACAAGACGAACAAGGTCTGCAAGGACTGTTTCTCCATCCTGAAGGGAGAGACGGTGGCTgaggggaagaagaagggaATACTGGAG ATCGAGGCCGCTCAGTTCTCCGGCAGCAGCATCATGTGTGGCTTCCTGCAGTACTGTGAGAAGAACAAGCCCTGGCAGAAGGTTTGGTGCGTGATCCCGGAGAAGGAAAGTCTGGTGCTCTACCTCTACGGAGCTCCACAg GACGTGAAGGCCCAGTGCACGATCCCCCTCCTGGGTTACTCCGTGGACGACAGCGTCCGGCCCACAGACACGCCGGCCAGCTTCCGCCTCTCCCAGTCCAAGTCCGTCCACAACTTCTCTGCCGAGACCGAGGACCTCAAGCAGCGCTGGCTCAAGGTCATCCGGGTGGCGGTGACGGGAGAGGTGCCAGAGTGCCCCCCCACCAACGGCACCAACGTGACGGAGGACAGCGGCACCCAGGAGGCGTCGACCGACAGCTCATAG
- the fgd4a gene encoding FYVE, RhoGEF and PH domain-containing protein 4a isoform X6 — protein MKGALYRRGETRLLIQWWDRTLGRGMKPRWMSSTENKRDSSPHKPVSKSTSCSPAHRPSPKPTESDRNQENRPPAVRDDHKPAANGVVAQMEPEKEEDKKQQENGGVRIETAGLVNGDMGDGGAEQDEDHSAPQTVRTDGETEEEKDSGTATESEHRTEEGSADQKETNEQKLFKIASELLQTEKAYVARLNLLDQEFCAKLMEEANKGTFPMDVVKNIFSNISSIHTFHSQFLLPDLEKRMGEWASKPRIGDILQKLTPFLKMYAEYVKNFDKAMELLKQWTDRSPQFKSIIQEIQTHEACGSLTLQHHMLEPVQRVPRYEMLLKDYLKKLPEDDPDRRDSEKSLEIIATAATHSNSAIRKSDNLKKLLEIYELLGEEEDIVHPSNEFIKEGHILKLAARNTSAMERYLYLFNNMLLYCVPKFSLGGPKYTVRTRIGVDGMQVLETHNEDYPHTFQVSGKERLLELQASSEQDKTAWIKAFRKTIEIFQQKNESFKNALKDVEEVSVSVTSQNRALKVELLRSVVLTCVFILIQKKELGKRAPRWIRDNEVTMCMMCKEPFNALTRRRHHCRACGYVVCYKCSDNKVQLEYDGNKTNKVCKDCFSILKGETVAEGKKKGILEIEAAQFSGSSIMCGFLQYCEKNKPWQKVWCVIPEKESLVLYLYGAPQDVKAQCTIPLLGYSVDDSVRPTDTPASFRLSQSKSVHNFSAETEDLKQRWLKVIRVAVTGEVPECPPTNGTNVTEDSGTQEASTDSS, from the exons ATGAAGGGAGCTTTGTACAGACGAGGGGAAACGCGGCTGCTCATTCAGTGGTGGGACCGGACTCTGGGTCGCGGGATGAAGCCCAGGTGGATGAG cagcacagagaacaAGAGAGACAGCTCGCCGCACAAACCTGTCAGCAAGTCGACCAGCTGCAGCCCGGCCCACCGGCCCAGCCCGAAGCCGACGGAGAGCGACAGGAACCAGGAGAACCGCCCCCCCGCTGTCAGGGATGACCACAAGCCGGCGGCCAACGGGGTGGTAGCGCAGATGGAGCCCgagaaggaggaggataaaAAGCAGCAAGAGAACGGAGGCGTGAGGATAGAGACCGCCGGGCTGGTCAATGGAGATATGGGGGACGGGGGagcagagcaggatgaagaTCATTCAGCTCCACAGACGGTGAGGACCGATGGAGAGaccgaggaggagaaggacagtGGGACGGCGACAGAGAGCGAGCACAGGACTGAAGAGGGGAGCGCAGACCAGAAG GAGACGAATGAACAGAAGCTGTTTAAGATCGCCAGcgagctgctgcagacagagaaGGCCTATGTAGCCCGGCTGAACCTGCTGGACCAG GAGTTCTGTGCTAAGCTAATGGAGGAGGCCAACAAGGGAACGTTCCCGATGGACGTGGTGAAGAACATCTTCTCCAACATCTCCTCCATCCACACCTTCCACAGCCAGTTCCTGCTCCCGGACCTGGAGAAACGCATGGGAGAATG GGCGTCCAAACCTCGCATCGGGGACATCCTGCAGAAACTCACACCCTTCCTCAAGATGTACGCCGAGTACGTGAAGAACTTCGACAAGGCCATGGAGCTGCTGAAGCAATGGACCGACCGCTCTCCTCAGTTCAAGTCCATCATCCAGGAGATACAG ACCCACGAGGCCTGTGGCAGCCTGACGCTGCAGCATCACATGCTGGAGCCGGTGCAGCGAGTCCCTCGATATGAGATGCTGCTTAAAGACTATCTGAAGAAGCTGCCTGAGGATGACCCTGACCGACGAGACTCAGAAA aATCGTTAGAGATCATCGCCACAGCAGCGACTCACTCCAACAGCGCCATACGGAAATCT GATAATCTGAAGAAACTGTTGGAGATCTACGAGctgctgggagaggaggaggacatcgTTCACCCGTCCAACGAGTTCATCAAGGAGGGCCACATCCTGAAGCTGGCTGCCAGGAACACGTCGGCCATGGAGAGATACCTCTACCTG TTCAACAACATGCTGTTGTACTGCGTGCCCAAGTTCAGCCTGGGAGGACCCAAGTACACGGTGAGGACGCGAATCGGCGTGGACGGCATGCAGgtcctggaaacacacaacgAGGACTACCCTCACACCTTCCAGGTGTCGGGGAAGGAGcggctgctggagctgcaggccAG CTCCGAACAAGACAAGACGGCCTGGATCAAG GCTTTCAGGAAGACCATTGAGATCTTCCAGCAGAAGAACGAGTCCTTCAAGAACGCATTGAAAGACGTGGAGGAGGTGTCGGTCAGTGTCACGTCACAGAACCGTGCGCTCAAAGTGGAACTTCTCCGATCCGTCGTGCTGACCTGTGTCTTTATTCTAATTCAGAAAAAGGAGCTGGGGAAGCGCGCCCCTCGCTGGATCCGTGACAACGAAGTGACGATGTGCATGATGTGTAAAGAGCCCTTCAACGCTCTGACGCGGCGGAGACACCACTGCAGAGCCTGCGGATAT GTGGTGTGCTACAAATGTTCTGACAACAAGGTGCAGCTCGAGTACGACGGCAACAAGACGAACAAGGTCTGCAAGGACTGTTTCTCCATCCTGAAGGGAGAGACGGTGGCTgaggggaagaagaagggaATACTGGAG ATCGAGGCCGCTCAGTTCTCCGGCAGCAGCATCATGTGTGGCTTCCTGCAGTACTGTGAGAAGAACAAGCCCTGGCAGAAGGTTTGGTGCGTGATCCCGGAGAAGGAAAGTCTGGTGCTCTACCTCTACGGAGCTCCACAg GACGTGAAGGCCCAGTGCACGATCCCCCTCCTGGGTTACTCCGTGGACGACAGCGTCCGGCCCACAGACACGCCGGCCAGCTTCCGCCTCTCCCAGTCCAAGTCCGTCCACAACTTCTCTGCCGAGACCGAGGACCTCAAGCAGCGCTGGCTCAAGGTCATCCGGGTGGCGGTGACGGGAGAGGTGCCAGAGTGCCCCCCCACCAACGGCACCAACGTGACGGAGGACAGCGGCACCCAGGAGGCGTCGACCGACAGCTCATAG